CCGGGCTGGACGAGAGACGAATGGGACACGAGTCGACGGCGAAAGAGAGGAGAGGGGCGCTACCGGGGTGTCGATCCGCGGACCGCCGATCAAACGGTCAGCTCGCCGCGCCGCTGGACGACGGTCACGTCGGCAGCGTCGACCCGTTCGACCTCGAGGAAGTGTGGCATGAAGTTCCGCTTCGCGAAATCTTCGTACTCGGAGGCGTCGCCGATGGTACACCACAGCTGGACCCGGTCGGGGCCGTGCCACTCGCCGTTCCGGCTGATGCCGAAACAGACCAGTTCCTCCCCGTCGTGTTCGATGATGCCACCCTTTCGGACGCCGGGGTCCCCGTGGATGATGAGCCGCTTCATGGCCGACGATTCGAACGACGGGGAATTAAGCGCTTCGAAGGGGCTGCAGACGGACGCGGTCCGTCTCCCCACGGTGGCAGAACAGCCGTGAATAGTGGTCGTTGGTGAGAGCTTA
Above is a genomic segment from Natrononativus amylolyticus containing:
- a CDS encoding HAH_0734 family protein; the protein is MKRLIIHGDPGVRKGGIIEHDGEELVCFGISRNGEWHGPDRVQLWCTIGDASEYEDFAKRNFMPHFLEVERVDAADVTVVQRRGELTV